The Cylindrospermum stagnale PCC 7417 genome segment CGTGACTACCTGCTAGACAATGGCATCAAAGTAGGGGGTATTATACCTATTGAAGTTGCAGGGGGGAAGGTAGGACTGAAATTAGCGTTCTTTACTGACCCAGATGGTAACAAATTGACTATTAGACAAAACCTGATTTAAGAAAAATTACTTAGACATTCTTCTTGAAATTCGCTTTGTCAGTGAAAGGTGCTGAATCTGGTAATTAAGACAAATTATTACCTTGTTCCAATCCCCTAATTTTAATTAGGGGATTTCTATTTAAAATTCCGAATCTTGCAATTTGCTACCACACATAGCTAAAATACTTATTACATCAGTCTTTCAGCATACTTCGTCGCCCCATCAGTTCCATCTGATGCTGTATGCGATCGCCTCCAAGATACCAAACTAGATACCAATGAACATGAAATGGATGTTTTTACTTTAATTATCAAATTTCGACACCTACTTACTTGTTGATTATTTTTAATTGCTGCTTATTGAGAAACGAGTATACCGATTTTTAAGCATATGCAAATAATTTTAAACTTTTTATACCAAAAATTACGAGAGTCCTATTTGAGTTGTGAACTTACTCATGGATGCAAAAGAAATCTTTACAGGGAACGGGAAACAGAATTTTCTCGAAATTACTTAGAAGCAAATAGTATAATTGAAGCTAGAAATATACGATTATTTTAAGTAATAACCCTCAGTGACACTTTATGGTGCGGGATGTGACTTAAAAATCTATAACTGTGTTTATAAATTAATTTTTAATAGGAGTTAGATTTTACGTCATACATGATATTCTCAGTAATAAATAACCAAATTTTTCAAATGAGCGATAAATATTTACCTTTACTTGGAGAAAAGCCCTTGAACGTAAAACCGGGGTGCAAGTTAATCAAACAACTCAGGATAAATAAAAGCTTTCACTCTAGCTCATTATGGCTTTTCACTTAGATGAGGCAATTAAAATTGCTAACCAAGCAGTTTCGGCAAAGTTCTATAGAAGCTTAACTGATGTTGAGATAATTGTACTTAAAGGAGCTTGGGAACGAGAAGAATATGACCAAATTGCAGCTAAAAACCAGTACGCAACAAGTTATATCAGTCAAGATATTGCGCCCAAGCTTTGGAAATTACTGACAGAAGCTCTAGGAGAAAAAGTTAAAAAAAGTAATTTTAAGGAAGCCTTGAAACGACATTGGGAAAAGGAATGTTGGGATAGGCAATTTACATCTGAATATTACTTACCCAACCCAGAATCAATAACTGTTAAAGGCAAACAGGGTAATAATACCCTTAAAGAAGCTGCATCTCCGACCTATTTAACTCAAGCTAAACAAAATTTTCCGGCTCCCGAATTGTATGTGGAGCGTTTTGCTATTGAATTGCTCTGCTATGAAACTCTGTTGCAACCTGGTTCCCTGATTCGGGTCAAAGCACCTAAATTAATGGGTAAAACCTCGCTCATGGAACGGGTATTAGCTAAAGTGGCAAAGGAGGGCTATCGTACAGTCAGTTTAAGTTTAGAGATGGCAGATCGGCAAACTCATCTCACTAACCTGAATAAATTTTTACGCTGGTTCTGCCTCAATCTTAGCCGAGAACTTAAGCTACGCAATCAGTTAGATGAATATTGGGATGAAGAAGGTATGGGTGCTAAGGTAAGTTGCACAACTTATTTAGAAGAATACCTCTTGGCAGCAGCAGATAGTCCTCTAGTTCTATACTTAG includes the following:
- a CDS encoding AAA-like domain-containing protein — translated: MAFHLDEAIKIANQAVSAKFYRSLTDVEIIVLKGAWEREEYDQIAAKNQYATSYISQDIAPKLWKLLTEALGEKVKKSNFKEALKRHWEKECWDRQFTSEYYLPNPESITVKGKQGNNTLKEAASPTYLTQAKQNFPAPELYVERFAIELLCYETLLQPGSLIRVKAPKLMGKTSLMERVLAKVAKEGYRTVSLSLEMADRQTHLTNLNKFLRWFCLNLSRELKLRNQLDEYWDEEGMGAKVSCTTYLEEYLLAAADSPLVLYLDDVDALFPYPEVYEDFFGLLRSWYEKARSRANWKKLRLAIAHSTDVYIRLNINQSPFNVGLPIELPELTKEQVQEFAQLYGLAADSSSVDPLMQLVGGHPYLLQQAFSHLKSYPDITLEQMLAEARTDAGIYRHHLRQFWLSLQQEPKLMAAFETVISSTEPVRLETISAYQLQSMGLVKLAGNEVEPRCQLYRSYFSDVIGSSEGV